The Mucilaginibacter mallensis genome has a segment encoding these proteins:
- a CDS encoding IPT/TIG domain-containing protein, translated as MKQMNIKSIILYLVLAASAVFSIASCKKSGEGNGAPVITRVRTVYKSVTDSNVVHQITLDSSSTYNQAGVTAFDSTTTDGQIGTLYAIIGENLNTTTAVYLNGVSIYFNPAYLSNTTMQITIPSNVPYSSSTTSNVLTVVNPHGRANFNFIIEQPQPIITTADQLAGNPGDVITLTGTTFNGLSGVSFGAIPATVVSSSPTEIKVKVPSGVTAGRILVTTVATKGGGVGTGPLLSAGTSELSNNVSASHQANGVFGFSTPIFEDQFESGWYDYGWSNSPTIDQTVAKRGTSSIKVAYGGGYDAFVLGPSNNAPVGPYTAFKFSIYGGKGTNGKLVRVSLNYNFNVSVQIILTEGAWTDYIIPIANLVDSNNPLPSSISAIIFQEFSGNASVFNIDDIGLVDVK; from the coding sequence ATGAAACAGATGAATATAAAATCAATTATACTTTACCTGGTACTGGCCGCTTCGGCAGTATTTAGTATAGCATCTTGTAAAAAAAGCGGGGAAGGTAATGGCGCACCTGTTATAACACGTGTGCGCACCGTATATAAAAGTGTTACTGATTCAAATGTTGTTCACCAGATCACACTTGATTCAAGCAGTACATATAACCAGGCTGGTGTTACTGCCTTTGATTCAACAACTACCGATGGCCAAATAGGTACGCTATATGCCATAATAGGTGAAAATTTGAATACTACCACCGCGGTATACTTAAATGGTGTTTCCATCTATTTTAACCCGGCATATCTGTCAAATACCACTATGCAGATCACCATACCATCAAATGTACCTTACAGTAGCAGTACTACCAGCAATGTGCTTACAGTGGTTAACCCGCATGGCAGGGCCAATTTTAATTTTATAATTGAGCAGCCCCAACCAATCATTACAACAGCTGATCAGTTGGCCGGTAATCCGGGGGATGTTATTACGCTCACCGGAACTACATTTAACGGATTATCAGGCGTATCTTTTGGTGCCATACCCGCTACAGTAGTTTCAAGCTCACCTACCGAAATAAAAGTTAAAGTGCCATCAGGAGTTACAGCCGGGCGTATCCTGGTTACTACTGTGGCTACAAAAGGCGGTGGTGTTGGAACCGGGCCGTTGTTATCAGCAGGTACAAGTGAATTAAGTAATAATGTATCAGCGAGTCACCAGGCCAACGGCGTATTTGGTTTCAGTACACCAATATTTGAAGATCAGTTTGAAAGCGGCTGGTATGATTACGGCTGGAGTAACTCCCCAACTATTGATCAAACCGTAGCTAAAAGAGGTACATCATCTATAAAAGTAGCCTATGGTGGCGGTTATGATGCCTTTGTACTCGGGCCAAGCAATAACGCTCCCGTAGGGCCTTATACTGCATTTAAATTTTCAATATATGGCGGTAAAGGTACCAACGGCAAGCTTGTTCGCGTTTCGCTTAACTATAATTTTAATGTTTCTGTTCAAATTATACTTACTGAAGGCGCGTGGACTGATTATATCATCCCTATAGCAAATTTGGTTGATTCGAACAATCCTTTGCCATCATCAATAAGCGCTATAATTTTCCAGGAGTTTAGCGGAAATGCCAGCGTATTTAATATAGATGATATTGGTTTGGTTGATGTAAAATAA
- a CDS encoding alpha-L-arabinofuranosidase has product MACKKSNNNTGTTTTTTTTDQGNGGAIGPITSPTDPSVAATQGFFLNDWQARTFTAPSTQAAAKPSATTSITVTADYSQVVSKVSKYMFGNNINPFTGQYTGAGVVTDITNLSPNIIRAPGGSLSDVYFWNSPSGGHPADVPAQLLNADGTPNTTTGYWSGQVTDSWSLSLDNYYSLLQKTKSTGIITVNYAYARYGTGPTPVQTAAHLAAQWVRYDKGRTKFWEIGNECYGNWEACYRIDVTKNQDGQPAILTGALYGQQFLVFADSMRNAAAQIGATIQIGAVLHETPDANNAEGVSNWNPGVLGAIGNAADFFIVHNYYTNYNENSSALTIFNTAAASSSTLMNFVKTSIQTAGVTQKPIALTEWNIFSTGSQQQISNVAGVHAVMVLGETIKDQYGEASRWDLANGWSTTSPGDDQGLFSYGQPNVTDFTPRPAFYYMYYFQKFFGDRMISSSVSGSSSIVSYASSFSSGQAGVVVVNTSESDATVNVSFKNYYTGSNYYYYTLHGGTDNGDFSGQVLVNGNGPSINYGGPSSYASLAAYSTSTSGGIKVTVPARGVVFLVVDKK; this is encoded by the coding sequence ATGGCATGCAAAAAAAGTAACAATAATACGGGTACAACGACGACCACTACAACTACCGATCAGGGTAATGGCGGGGCAATCGGTCCAATTACGTCGCCCACTGATCCGTCAGTTGCGGCAACACAGGGATTTTTTTTGAATGATTGGCAGGCCAGAACTTTTACTGCACCATCTACACAGGCTGCTGCCAAGCCATCGGCAACAACATCAATTACGGTAACAGCCGATTATAGCCAGGTAGTATCAAAAGTTTCAAAGTATATGTTTGGTAATAATATTAATCCATTTACCGGGCAATATACAGGTGCCGGGGTTGTTACCGATATAACCAATCTTTCGCCCAACATAATAAGGGCGCCGGGTGGGAGTTTATCTGACGTTTATTTCTGGAATTCCCCATCAGGCGGGCACCCGGCAGATGTTCCTGCCCAATTATTAAATGCTGATGGAACACCCAACACCACTACCGGGTATTGGAGCGGACAGGTTACCGATAGCTGGTCGCTTAGCCTTGATAATTATTATAGCCTATTACAAAAAACAAAAAGCACCGGCATAATTACTGTTAACTATGCTTATGCCCGTTATGGTACCGGGCCAACCCCTGTGCAAACTGCCGCGCATTTGGCAGCGCAATGGGTTAGGTATGATAAAGGTCGTACCAAATTTTGGGAAATTGGTAACGAGTGCTATGGTAACTGGGAAGCATGTTACCGTATTGATGTAACCAAAAATCAGGATGGGCAGCCCGCAATACTTACCGGGGCATTATACGGGCAACAGTTTTTAGTTTTTGCAGACTCTATGCGGAATGCGGCTGCTCAGATAGGCGCCACCATACAAATAGGCGCAGTATTGCATGAAACTCCAGATGCGAATAACGCAGAGGGAGTGAGCAATTGGAACCCCGGAGTACTTGGCGCAATTGGTAACGCGGCTGATTTTTTCATCGTGCATAATTATTATACAAATTATAATGAAAACTCGAGCGCGTTAACCATTTTTAATACGGCAGCGGCATCATCATCAACATTAATGAATTTTGTGAAAACTTCTATTCAAACAGCTGGTGTAACACAAAAACCAATCGCTTTAACGGAGTGGAATATTTTTTCAACCGGATCGCAGCAGCAAATATCAAATGTTGCGGGTGTACACGCGGTAATGGTATTGGGCGAAACAATCAAAGACCAATATGGTGAAGCCAGCCGCTGGGACCTGGCGAATGGCTGGAGCACCACATCTCCTGGCGATGACCAGGGGCTATTTAGTTACGGACAGCCAAACGTTACGGATTTTACGCCGCGCCCGGCGTTTTACTACATGTACTATTTCCAGAAATTTTTTGGTGATAGGATGATCAGCTCATCAGTTTCGGGCAGCTCAAGTATAGTTAGTTATGCTTCCTCATTCAGCTCAGGGCAAGCAGGGGTAGTAGTAGTGAATACTAGCGAAAGTGATGCGACTGTAAATGTGAGCTTTAAAAACTATTATACGGGCAGTAACTATTATTACTACACACTGCATGGCGGTACCGATAATGGCGATTTCTCGGGCCAGGTATTGGTGAACGGTAATGGCCCGTCAATAAATTATGGTGGCCCGAGCAGTTATGCATCCCTGGCTGCATACTCAACAAGTACAAGCGGAGGTATAAAAGTTACTGTACCCGCAAGGGGAGTAGTGTTTTTAGTGGTCGATAAAAAATAA
- a CDS encoding RagB/SusD family nutrient uptake outer membrane protein: MKTNIKYLIGAALMSIFAVTGCKKDFFNRPPESAITLDNFYQTDAQVAASTNGLYNSVWFSYAAKAGWAVCEMTSGNGRSYSSDVSDFGQFTVTNLNTQNGAAWASLWTVVEQSNALINYMPAKVASTVTKSVVNNALGEAHFMRAMGYFHIVRLWGAVPIIENGSDFLGNFQVPRNNIADVYKFIINDLKFAEANCTAMIRTGSTTQGHVSSGSASAMLAKVYLYMQDYTDALAEAQKVIQSGEFKLYGIDIAGKTYNDLYKTANNNNEESICQIQWAGGASYGHGNPQQASLAYSTVITGTGDGYAVLGPTPDLQNAYEAGDARLHGTLMEAGDFYPELDAASGGYTVPATVDAQGGDGAIKKYVVGTPADNGGIGAAQSAANNTYLMRYAEVYLIAAEAIMGNNTTSTDPNALGYINTIRKRANLAPITEINRNHTVQNPNYDATYNPTVPTTIVRDDILAERRIEFAIENDYWYDLGRLDGWNGILTNQHPKAITIISQQERGTYASDRKTIYHQAYTPSNADFQLPIPATETTSDPKLLDAPVPYVFK; encoded by the coding sequence ATGAAAACAAATATAAAATATTTAATCGGCGCCGCGTTGATGAGCATTTTTGCTGTCACAGGCTGTAAAAAGGATTTCTTTAACCGCCCGCCCGAAAGTGCCATAACGCTCGATAACTTTTATCAAACAGATGCACAGGTAGCAGCCAGCACCAATGGCCTTTACAACTCGGTGTGGTTCAGTTATGCCGCTAAAGCAGGTTGGGCAGTATGCGAAATGACAAGTGGAAACGGGCGCAGCTATTCAAGCGACGTATCTGATTTTGGGCAGTTCACGGTAACTAACCTGAATACACAAAACGGAGCTGCATGGGCCTCATTATGGACAGTGGTTGAGCAATCGAACGCTTTGATCAATTACATGCCTGCCAAGGTAGCATCAACTGTTACCAAATCGGTAGTGAATAACGCGCTTGGCGAAGCGCATTTTATGCGTGCAATGGGCTATTTTCATATTGTCAGGTTATGGGGAGCTGTTCCTATAATTGAAAATGGAAGCGATTTTCTAGGTAATTTCCAGGTTCCCAGAAACAACATTGCTGACGTGTACAAGTTCATTATCAATGATCTGAAATTTGCCGAAGCTAATTGTACAGCAATGATCAGGACAGGTTCAACAACCCAGGGCCATGTATCAAGCGGATCGGCATCAGCTATGCTTGCAAAAGTTTACTTGTACATGCAGGATTATACCGATGCACTTGCTGAAGCTCAAAAGGTAATACAAAGCGGCGAGTTTAAATTATATGGGATAGACATTGCTGGCAAAACCTATAATGATTTATACAAAACCGCTAATAATAACAACGAAGAAAGTATTTGCCAGATACAATGGGCCGGTGGGGCATCATATGGCCACGGAAACCCGCAACAGGCTTCCTTAGCTTACAGTACCGTTATTACTGGTACTGGAGACGGTTATGCCGTGCTTGGGCCAACACCCGATCTGCAAAATGCATATGAAGCGGGCGATGCCCGTTTGCACGGTACATTAATGGAAGCCGGTGATTTTTATCCTGAACTTGATGCAGCATCTGGCGGGTACACTGTTCCGGCTACTGTTGATGCACAAGGCGGCGATGGTGCTATAAAAAAATATGTGGTTGGTACGCCTGCTGATAACGGTGGTATTGGTGCAGCTCAGTCTGCAGCCAATAATACCTATTTAATGCGTTACGCCGAGGTTTATTTAATAGCGGCTGAAGCTATAATGGGTAACAATACTACCTCAACAGATCCAAATGCGCTGGGTTATATCAACACCATCAGAAAGAGGGCAAACCTGGCACCTATCACGGAAATCAATAGAAATCATACTGTACAAAACCCTAATTATGATGCGACATACAACCCTACAGTTCCAACAACTATAGTAAGGGATGATATTCTGGCTGAAAGAAGGATCGAGTTTGCTATTGAAAATGACTACTGGTATGACCTTGGCCGTTTGGACGGATGGAATGGTATCCTTACCAATCAGCATCCAAAAGCTATTACCATCATCAGCCAGCAGGAGAGGGGTACTTATGCAAGTGATCGCAAAACTATTTATCACCAGGCATATACGCCAAGTAATGCAGATTTCCAGCTGCCTATACCAGCCACAGAAACCACCAGCGATCCTAAATTATTAGACGCACCAGTACCTTACGTATTTAAATAA